The following are from one region of the Salvia splendens isolate huo1 chromosome 2, SspV2, whole genome shotgun sequence genome:
- the LOC121787508 gene encoding DDB1- and CUL4-associated factor 8-like isoform X1, which produces MERLYRNSDNWLDELHKRETTLFPPRICSRRLSASQALVQRLGLYGKLNGHQGCVNAISFNSTGELLASGSDDQQIMLWDWAAQKLKLSYQSGHTDNVFQAKFMPFTDDSKIISSAADCQVRLSLRQENGSVETKRLSKHQGRVHSLAIEPGSPYIFYSCGEDGFIQHYDLRSHSATKLFYCSSFAENSRSSSVGLNAMVIDPRNPNYFSVGGGDVYARLYDIRKYQVSASTKEGNPANYFCPRHLIGKDDVRITALAYSNTSELLVSYNDELIYLFQRNMGLGQKFVPPTSEDSPSSPEAQVYSGHRNFRTVKGVNFFGPNDEYVISGSDCGHIFIWKKKSCEVVRMMVGDRQVVNQLESHPLIPILATCGIEKNVKLWSPSSDDITPLPNNVQEIMEGNRQGREDHSRVSFSPDVIMHVLRLHRRQAHVYVERRYNREDSGSDGNDDDDDDEREGYLLGFSDGDPAEDGENARECNIS; this is translated from the exons ATGGAGAGACTGTACAGGAATTCCGATAATTGGTTGGACGAACTTCACAAGCGAGAGACGACTTTATTCCCGCCCAGGATTTGCTCTCGCCGCCTTTCGGCTTCACAG GCTCTGGTTCAACGTCTTGGTTTGTATGGGAAACTGAATGGCCATCAGGGATGTGTGAATGCAATTTCGTTCAACTCTACCGGCGAGCTGCTTGCATCAGGTTCTGATGACCAGCAAATTATGCTCTGGGACTGGGCAGCACAGAAACTTAAATTGTCATATCAATCCGGCCACACGGACAACGTTTTTCAGGCAAAGTTTATGCCGTTTACTGATGATAGCAAAATAATATCATCCGCTGCTGATTGCCAG GTCAGGCTTAGCCTGAGACAGGAAAATGGCTCAGTAGAAACTAAGAGATTGTCTAAGCACCAAGGACGTGTTCACAGCTTGGCTATTGAGCCAGGCAGTCCATACATATTTTATAGCTGTGGGGAGGATGGTTTTATCCAACAC TATGATCTACGAAGTCACTCCGCTACCAAGCTTTTCTATTGCTCTTCATTCGCAGAAAACAGTCGGTCTTCAAGTGTTGGGCTGAATGCCATGGTTATTGACCCAAGAAATCCTAACTATTTTTCTGTAGGAGGTGGTGATGTTTACGCACGTCTATATGACATCAGAAAATACCAAGTCAGTGCATCAACTAAAGAAGGAAACCCTGCCAACTATTTCTGCCCTCGTCACCTTATTGGGAAAGACGATGTTCGCATTACAGCATTAGCTTACTCCAACACCAGCGAGCTGCTCGTCTCATATAATGATGAGCTCATATATCTTTTTCAAAGGAacatgggtttgggtcagaaaTTCGTACCTCCAACGTCAGAAGACTCACCTAGCTCGCCAGAAGCACAGGTTTATTCGGGGCACAGGAACTTCCGAACAGTCAAGGGAGTCAACTTCTTTGGTCCAAATGATGAATATGTCATAAGTGGGTCGGATTGCGGCCATATATTtatttggaagaagaagagcTGTGAAGTAGTTCGTATGATGGTTGGCGACAGGCAAGTTGTGAACCAACTGGAATCCCATCCACTGATCCCAATTCTTGCTACCTGTGGTATAGAGAAGAATGTAAAGCTTTGGTCCCCCTCTTCAGATGATATCACCCCTCTGCCTAACAATGTTCAAGAG ATAATGGAAGGTAACAGGCAAGGCCGGGAGGACCATTCCAGGGTGTCCTTCAGCCCTGATGTCATCATGCATGTTCTGCGACTCCACCGGAGGCAAGCACATGTGTATGTTGAGAGAAGATACAATAGAGAAGATTCGGGAAGCGATGggaatgatgatgatgatgatgatgagcgGGAGGGTTACCTCTTAGGATTCTCAGACGGTGATCCTGCAGAAGATGGTGAGAACGCCAGAGAATGTAACATTAGCTAG
- the LOC121787508 gene encoding DDB1- and CUL4-associated factor 8-like isoform X2, which yields MLWDWAAQKLKLSYQSGHTDNVFQAKFMPFTDDSKIISSAADCQVRLSLRQENGSVETKRLSKHQGRVHSLAIEPGSPYIFYSCGEDGFIQHYDLRSHSATKLFYCSSFAENSRSSSVGLNAMVIDPRNPNYFSVGGGDVYARLYDIRKYQVSASTKEGNPANYFCPRHLIGKDDVRITALAYSNTSELLVSYNDELIYLFQRNMGLGQKFVPPTSEDSPSSPEAQVYSGHRNFRTVKGVNFFGPNDEYVISGSDCGHIFIWKKKSCEVVRMMVGDRQVVNQLESHPLIPILATCGIEKNVKLWSPSSDDITPLPNNVQEIMEGNRQGREDHSRVSFSPDVIMHVLRLHRRQAHVYVERRYNREDSGSDGNDDDDDDEREGYLLGFSDGDPAEDGENARECNIS from the exons ATGCTCTGGGACTGGGCAGCACAGAAACTTAAATTGTCATATCAATCCGGCCACACGGACAACGTTTTTCAGGCAAAGTTTATGCCGTTTACTGATGATAGCAAAATAATATCATCCGCTGCTGATTGCCAG GTCAGGCTTAGCCTGAGACAGGAAAATGGCTCAGTAGAAACTAAGAGATTGTCTAAGCACCAAGGACGTGTTCACAGCTTGGCTATTGAGCCAGGCAGTCCATACATATTTTATAGCTGTGGGGAGGATGGTTTTATCCAACAC TATGATCTACGAAGTCACTCCGCTACCAAGCTTTTCTATTGCTCTTCATTCGCAGAAAACAGTCGGTCTTCAAGTGTTGGGCTGAATGCCATGGTTATTGACCCAAGAAATCCTAACTATTTTTCTGTAGGAGGTGGTGATGTTTACGCACGTCTATATGACATCAGAAAATACCAAGTCAGTGCATCAACTAAAGAAGGAAACCCTGCCAACTATTTCTGCCCTCGTCACCTTATTGGGAAAGACGATGTTCGCATTACAGCATTAGCTTACTCCAACACCAGCGAGCTGCTCGTCTCATATAATGATGAGCTCATATATCTTTTTCAAAGGAacatgggtttgggtcagaaaTTCGTACCTCCAACGTCAGAAGACTCACCTAGCTCGCCAGAAGCACAGGTTTATTCGGGGCACAGGAACTTCCGAACAGTCAAGGGAGTCAACTTCTTTGGTCCAAATGATGAATATGTCATAAGTGGGTCGGATTGCGGCCATATATTtatttggaagaagaagagcTGTGAAGTAGTTCGTATGATGGTTGGCGACAGGCAAGTTGTGAACCAACTGGAATCCCATCCACTGATCCCAATTCTTGCTACCTGTGGTATAGAGAAGAATGTAAAGCTTTGGTCCCCCTCTTCAGATGATATCACCCCTCTGCCTAACAATGTTCAAGAG ATAATGGAAGGTAACAGGCAAGGCCGGGAGGACCATTCCAGGGTGTCCTTCAGCCCTGATGTCATCATGCATGTTCTGCGACTCCACCGGAGGCAAGCACATGTGTATGTTGAGAGAAGATACAATAGAGAAGATTCGGGAAGCGATGggaatgatgatgatgatgatgatgagcgGGAGGGTTACCTCTTAGGATTCTCAGACGGTGATCCTGCAGAAGATGGTGAGAACGCCAGAGAATGTAACATTAGCTAG